Genomic window (Rosa chinensis cultivar Old Blush chromosome 6, RchiOBHm-V2, whole genome shotgun sequence):
TGAGACCATTCACAACATTCAATATGTTCCCACTATTGAGGACATGGAGTTCTATGAAAGTGCGAAACATGGTATGAACTTTTGTAGTTTGTTAATTTTAATTAACTTTGTTTCATTAATTTAAGTTTATATTTTTCTGTGATAAATTATTTAATGGGTAATTTATTTTCACTTTGGTTGCAGAACATGCAAATAAAGAATGTGCTACAGTTGATCAACCTAACCATCCATCCACCTCTAGATCTTCTAAAGCTTCAAAGAATGCAAAGACAGCGGATGCTACAAAGGCAGCAAGCAAAACTGCAAAAGTCAAATAAAGGTAGCAGACTGCAAGTTAATCACTTAATATGTATGTGTTAATGTGTCattgattttgaattgatgtgttAAATTGTTAATGACTTAATGTGTTATACTGTTATTGACACTATGGACCTGGTTTAGTTTTTATATGTGTAAATGTGTGATTGTGTGATTGTGTGTTAATATGTGAGTTATATGCTTATCACTTAATTAATgtcattgatttgattttgatctgTCATATGTGTTAAACAGTTAATGACATAATGTGTTTTACTGTCGTTGACTTATTGGATCTGGTTTAAATTTTTATGTGTAAATGTATGATTGTGTGTTAATATGTGTGTAATGTGCTTATCACTTAATTAATgtcattgatttgattttgatctaTCATATGTGTTAAACTGTTAATGACTTAATATGTTATACTGTTGTTGTGAAGCAGCTGGAGTTGGTGATGATTTGGACTTTGGAGCCTCCATTTGTtcaatttcttgattttatttctATTCTTTCATTGTTCAACTTTGGTTTTATGCAATCGTGTAGACAATGATGATATGGTATTCTGGACTTGTGTTTTAGGAATTTGCATTAGCCCTTATTCCATTAAAGCATTAAGGCATTGAAAAAGCTATTTGGTGGTCTTGACAGTGGATAGTGCAATACTGCAGTGCATTTTGCTGCAGTGTAACTCATTTATTTTTATGTATTTGTGTTCATCAATTGATTAAGTTCATGTAATTGTTGCATTTGAATTGATATGTGATCATCGTTTCGCACTTTAACTTGTGTTGTAATGAGCTTTGATGAGTGATTATTGTACTATAATGCTTGAAAAGCCCCCATTTCCATGCAGGTACCAAAAATGCTTGAAAACAGTTACAGAATCATGCATGTGCAGGCAGTCCAGCTTCTGAAAAAAAGTTGGCTTTGGGATCGAAAAGTCTGAAAACTCGACACTAAACATAATGGGTTGGGCTTATTTCGGTTCTCACATTTAAAATAGACCGAACATGCCTGGACCGAATACTTCGGGCTCGATCTCGGTCCTGACAAATTTCAGGATGGCCCGGCTCGAGCCCAGGGCTAGTTGTATGTATTAATTGGTTATAACCACTAAAACTGTGGTAGATATGTGAACTTCTTAATTTATATATGAAACCAGGCTCTTCTGGCTCCATTGAATTATTATTTTGGCCAATAAGCATGACTAgctaagaccatctccaacagaTTGGTCTTTTGCCACCTAGCCTTCCAACGATTACTTTTGAAGGCCCAAATTGTTCTCCAACGGACATGCCTTTTCCATGTGGATTAGACATTGGCCTctcctctgtcaaatttgacagcatCTTCTCCtcctgtcttttatttttttttattgtttctcagtgcatctctctcattctctcttgcgtctttcttccttcatctcacCCAggacttcaaaatttcagagaaATTTCTCTCTTCAAATTTCCTCTCTCTCCTTGAGTATCAGGAACATGGATCGAAATTTGTCAGATTCATCTTCAGATGCTGCAGATGAGGAATTTTGGAATCTTGCCAATTCATCATCAGACGAAGAATTGATGAATTTGCAGATTATTGCTCTGCAAGAGAATGGAAGAAGGCGTTGGGGCTCAATTCCTAGTCGCACATATAAAGATAGACAACGATTGCAAGGCCACCAAACACTCTACAATGATTATTTTGCTGAAAATCCTATTCATGAAGAAGTTGTATTTCGGAGGAGGTTTCGGATGCATTGACATCTTTTTCTTCGAATTCTAGCTGCGGTAGAAGCCCATGACTTCTATTTTGTTCAGAAAAGAGATTCAGCAGGCCGTCTTGAGTTATCATCTCTACAAAAGGTTACTGCTGCAATGAGGATGCTTGTCTATGGAATTGGGGTAGATGCTGTGGACGATTATCTTAGAATCGGTGAAACCACTGCAATTGAAGCTATGAGACTGTTTGTCCAAGCCTATATTGATGTTTTTGGCGTTGAATACTTAAGAAGACCAACTTCTGATGATATTTCCAGATTGCTATTGATTGGTGAGAGTCGTGGGTTTCTTGGAATGCTTGGTAGTATCGATTGTATGCACTGGAAATGGAAGAATTGTCCGGTTGCTTGGAAAGGTATGTTTTCTCATGGAGATCATCATGAATCTTTTCTGATTCTTGAAGTTGTTGCTTCAAAGGATCTTTGGATATGACATTCTTTTTTTGGATTACCAGGCTCTCACAATGATATTAATGTCTTGGAGCATTCACCTTTATTTGCCAATCTCCGTGAAGGCCGAGCCCCTCCGGTCACTTTTAAGATCAATGATCATGAATATACAATGGGATATTATCTAGCAGATGGCATATATCCTTCATGGGCCACTTTTGTCAAAACCATTCCATGTCCACTAGGAGAGAAAGCAAACATTTTTGCTAAAGCTCATGAGGGATGTCGGAAAGATGTAGAACTAGCATTTGGAGTGCTTCAAGCACGTTTCGCAATTTTTCGTGGACCGGCTCGTTGTTGGGATCGTGAAACGCTTCAAAAGATCATGAAAGCATGTGTTATCTTACACAACATGATTATTGAAGATGAGCGTGATGAACGCATTGCACAAGCTGATCTTGAAACTCTTGCAAGGCAATATGCTGAACCAGATATGGAGATTGATGATGTTCTGGTTTCACATAATCACACAATAGAGTTTGAGGATTTTATCAACAATCATTTGCGAATTCGTGACAAAGGAACACATACTATGCTCCAAGTAGATCTAGTTGAGCACCTGTGGCACCGTCACTTGgctagtataagtaagtagatGTTGATCTGCATATAAGTTTGGTGGTTTACTCTTGTTTTTTTATGTTTCATGCATTCCAGATTGTTTCCTAGATATGGAGTTACTGCACTAAGATGAACTTGTTTCGTAGATTGTTTCCCAGGTTCTTTAGTCATACTTGTTATTTAGACCAGAGTAGGTTTTGTACTCACATCATTCTGAGAACTGTTGTTTTTCAATGTAAAGATTGTATTGGTTACTCTTACCTTCTTGAAAAAGACATGGACACTTGCTTTCCAGTGTCTAGACCACCGGGTAAGAAGGCTGAGAAAAGAAAGCTGAAAGAAACCACTGATCAATTGGTGCAAATTCAAAAATTACatcaagagaaaaaagaaagagatgaaaaaaaactagaaattaTGAAGGAGAAAATTGAAGTTGACAAGGAGAAACTGTGAATTAGAAAATTTGAGGCTGAGAATAGGAAAATTGATGTTAAGATGAGAATTATGTCTATGGATACATCTACTATGAATCCTGAGCAGAGGGCATATTATTCCAAACTCCAGATGAAAATTTTGCAAGGTGATATTTGAAGTTTCTGAAGTTTATTCCTCCAATGGTTTTTGAAGACTAGTTGCTCATGTAATATGCAACATAAGTTTGTATGGGGGTCAAGAAAACCTTCTAGTTTTTTTACTTTGTATCAGTTCGTTTGGTTTCCAGTGAAGTActatatgtttatgttttaaTCTGTTTAGGTTTCCTGCTATGTATGATCTCAAATTCTCATAGTCTCAATTGCATCTCTTATACGGGaatcattcattgtatgatcttTGATTcacaagattaaaaaaaaagggaaaacaacataaatagatttatatatatattcaaataatattcaaatttgacatattCATTGGAGCTAAAATTAGTCAAAATGTTAACATGTCAAATTTGCCAATCCCCAAAATACTAGGAGCCATTTGATGAAGTTTAATTGCTTTCCACTTCTCAGAATCTGGTTTAATTGGGAGATCCTTTTCCGACTTGAAACGATGTCCATCTTGATTCTCTGATTTCACGGAGATTGGGCTCTTCATAATTATTCAATTTCCTTCACTCCCCTTTAATTAAGGGTTATTGGTTCTGAGTATTTGGAGAACTTGAGGTGCGGCAAGAATAAGGAAAGATTCCTTCCAATGGATAAAAGAAAGGAAGGAGAGCAGGTCACGTGGAGACACTTATCTCATCTTTCATGATAATTATAcaagtgttgtagagaattggaaaaatgtATTGTATTTATCTCACCataaggtttatatagggttacatcatgtatacaaaaggcaatacataatagctatactaatcaatcgcacattacaagtatgtcaatcgcatacattacgagtctgtcaatcgcatacattaagcaatacctattgcatgaatagtcattatcattcacaacactcccccttggatattccatgtcaatagtgttgcttatgctatgcgcttctaagttgcctcgtcaaaaaccttgccaagtaataaaaccctgtgggaaaaaacaaccttggtcgaaggagaaaaagagcacaacgcgcttgaatgtggagtagttgacatccttcaacactcctccttgtgccgctcaaactcggtgatgacgctttgatcgttacctcactaaaaaccttgccaggtaacaaaaaccctgtgggacaaaaataaccctggtcgaagggcaaaaagagcacaacacgtccttcactcttcgagatcgaacatgtagacatcatacctccccttgatgtcaaggtctccccctgatttctacaattatgggagttaggataactttcttaatccgatgctcttcacatgtttctcaaaggtggatttaggtaacgacttggtaaacaacactactagaaaaacccccCATCACACACGGAtgaaaatccgtgtgaaattgTAGTATTACAtacgaaaatccgtgtgaaaacgCCAATACACACGGTACAACGACGGATTAATAATCTGTACGTATTACTGGCGTTGCTAATACtattttcacacagatttttgtTATCCGTGTGAATGTATTTGATGGGTCCCGCTTAAAGCACAACTCCCCCAATTacttctcaaaaaaataaaaaatgtgtgtactaaatatatttattaaacttttattaaattatttacatatttattGTTTTGGTCCCTCAATTTTTTGTCCTTTTCGTCCCCAATACCACCATATCAATACCACCAATCCATAGGCCTGGATGAGTTCCATTACAACTTGTGCAGCTGCATATGCCATATCTCCAGAAACGCGACCCCAATCCATTCATCTGAGCTGCGACTATTCAATATAAGGCACTACTCCTGCTTCTCAGACCATTTACACAAATTTTCGCTGCAGTAAGGAGGAAGAT
Coding sequences:
- the LOC112169067 gene encoding uncharacterized protein LOC112169067, whose product is MRMLVYGIGVDAVDDYLRIGETTAIEAMRLFVQAYIDVFGVEYLRRPTSDDISRLLLIGESRGFLGMLGSIDCMHWKWKNCPVAWKGSHNDINVLEHSPLFANLREGRAPPVTFKINDHEYTMGYYLADGIYPSWATFVKTIPCPLGEKANIFAKAHEGCRKDVELAFGVLQARFAIFRGPARCWDRETLQKIMKACVILHNMIIEDERDERIAQADLETLARQYAEPDMEIDDVLVSHNHTIEFEDFINNHLRIRDKGTHTMLQVDLVEHLWHRHLASINCIGYSYLLEKDMDTCFPVSRPPGKKAEKRKLKETTDQLVQIQKLHQEKKERDEKKLEIMKEKIEVDKEKL